The following are encoded together in the Acidobacteriota bacterium genome:
- a CDS encoding three-Cys-motif partner protein TcmP, producing MSPANHDRVGYWSEIKLEIVKKYASAYSNIMSNQPLIKRYLYIDAFAGSGTHISKRTGNFIPGSPLNALEVQPPFHEYHFIDLDGDKAKSLRQLAKDEPRAHVYEADCHTALFEHILPRCRYGDFHRALCVLDPYDLNPSWEIVKKIGQMQSVEIFLNFMIMDANMNVLWKNPERVSPEQQARMDRFWGDNSWRESLYRKQPHLFGFEELKQDNDAVAEAYRARLNVEAGFAYVPSPMPMRNSNGAVIYYLFFASPNSTGGKIVSEIFEKYRNRGAG from the coding sequence ATGAGCCCGGCCAATCATGACAGGGTTGGATACTGGTCCGAAATCAAGCTCGAAATCGTGAAAAAGTATGCTTCCGCCTATTCGAACATCATGAGCAATCAGCCTTTAATCAAGCGCTACCTGTACATTGACGCGTTCGCAGGTTCGGGAACCCACATTTCCAAACGCACGGGTAACTTTATCCCGGGGAGCCCTCTCAACGCGCTCGAAGTTCAGCCGCCATTCCACGAATACCATTTTATAGACCTCGACGGTGATAAGGCCAAGAGTCTCCGGCAGCTTGCCAAGGATGAGCCAAGGGCTCATGTGTATGAGGCGGACTGCCATACGGCGCTCTTTGAGCACATCCTCCCCCGGTGCAGGTATGGGGATTTTCATCGCGCTCTATGCGTCCTTGACCCTTACGATCTCAACCCAAGCTGGGAGATCGTCAAGAAAATCGGACAGATGCAATCGGTCGAAATTTTCCTGAACTTCATGATCATGGATGCAAACATGAACGTGCTCTGGAAGAATCCTGAAAGGGTGAGTCCTGAGCAGCAGGCCCGGATGGACCGGTTCTGGGGCGACAACTCATGGAGAGAGTCCCTCTACCGAAAGCAGCCACACCTCTTCGGTTTCGAAGAGCTCAAGCAGGATAACGACGCCGTCGCAGAGGCTTATCGGGCCCGCCTAAATGTTGAGGCCGGGTTCGCTTACGTCCCCAGCCCTATGCCCATGCGAAACAGCAATGGGGCGGTCATTTATTACCTCTTCTTTGCTTCTCCCAACTCCACGGGG